The following are from one region of the Magallana gigas chromosome 6, xbMagGiga1.1, whole genome shotgun sequence genome:
- the LOC105319787 gene encoding proton-coupled folate transporter-like isoform X1 has protein sequence MKRQDEIRESYIRVFIPVCASIFFLFESDVHSIYTAYEYGHKTFQKQLFSNISNASSSEESLCETNTSSQAYKDEQVVQQVVARWGVYINLAQGVPLVFSSLLFSSLSDSMGRKPFLFIVAIGLFTKQLLMTLAMVMEWNIYLFPFFTLIEGASGSWITENAITFAIVADITNAGKHRSFLMTVLGVVSGIGYSVGTFVSGYIVTEIGYEYSMAMSCGSAGLAIMMICFIPETVSKTQRLKSKFSFIGNLKDMIQFYTKDDPSSPSSTRFRYLTAILAFYFIMGAKFGAFAFEVFYLLNSPFCFSPKKISIFETIKTSLSKLVVILGMRPMQRCLMDELIALIGILSCTAMFLLFGVAQTETFLYIAVAVGCFVSCVPPILRAIMSMMTPEDKQGVLFGSIAVGENICNLSSSVIGGAIYSETVALYRGTAYFVLTGFLVLSAFLLLAFIKNDKKNHNRKDYIAVE, from the exons ATGAAAAGACAAGATGAAATTCGCGAGAGCTACATCCGAGTTTTCATTCCTGTTTGTGcttctattttctttttatttgaatcAGATGTCCACTCTATTTACACGGCTTATGAATATGGTCATAAAACATTTCAGAAACAACTGTTTTCAAACATATCTAATGCAAGCAGTAGTGAAGAATCTCTTTGTGAAACCAACACATCCTCACAAGCTTACAAAGACGAACAGGTTGTGCAACAAGTGGTGGCAAGATGGGGAGTTTACATCAACTTGGCACAAGGAGTACCACTTGTCTTCTCGAGCTTGTTGTTTTCGTCTCTGAGTGATTCTATGGGAAGAAAACCGTTTCTGTTCATCGTAGCCATTGGTTTGTTTACCAAGCAGCTTTTAATGACTCTAGCTATGGTAATGGAATGGAATATCTacttgtttcctttttttactttgattgaaGGAGCAAGCGGAAGTTGGATTACCGAAAATGCGATCACTTTTGCCATTGTTGCTGATATTACGAATGCAGGAAAACACAGGTCCTTCCTGATGACTGTTTTAGGCGTTGTTTCAGGAATTGGTTATTCCGTTGGGACATTTGTGTCTGGATATATTGTCACTGAAATTGGCTATGAGTACTCAATGGCTATGTCGTGTGGCAGTGCTGGACTTGCAATTATGATGATATGCTTTATTCCAGAGACGGTATCCAAAACACAAAGATTGAAATCGAAATTTAGCTTTATTGGCAATTTAAAAGacatgattcaattttacacaaAAGATGATCCCTCCTCTCCGAGTTCCACAAGATTCAGATATTTAACTGCAATATTAGCTTTCTATTTCATAATGGGTGCGAAATTCGGCGCATTTGCATTTGAAGTGTTCTATTTGCTTAACTCTCCATTTTGTTTTAGTCCAAAGAAAATAAGCATATTTGAGACCATAAAAACAAGTCTTTCTAAACTTGTTGTTATACTAGGAATGAGGCCAATGCAGAGATGTCTGATGGACGAACTCATAGCTCTGATTGGTATTCTTTCATGCACGGCTATGTTCCTACTGTTTGGAGTAGCACAAACGGAAACGTTTCTCTATATAG CTGTTGCTGTTGGATGTTTTGTATCGTGTGTTCCTCCAATTCTTCGCGCCATTATGTCTATGATGACACCTGAAGACAAGCAAG GTGTCCTTTTTGGAAGTATCGCTGTCGGGGAGAACATATGTAACCTGTCAAGTAGTGTTATAGGCGGCGCCATCTACTCGGAAACTGTGGCTCTCTACCGGGGGACAGCCTATTTTGTATTAACTGGATTTTTGGTCTTGTCAGCTTTTCTTCTGTT GGCTTTcataaagaatgataaaaagaaCCACAACAGAAAAGATTATATAGCTGTAGAATAA
- the LOC105319787 gene encoding proton-coupled folate transporter-like isoform X2: MKRQDEIRESYIRVFIPVCASIFFLFESDVHSIYTAYEYGHKTFQKQLFSNISNASSSEESLCETNTSSQAYKDEQVVQQVVARWGVYINLAQGVPLVFSSLLFSSLSDSMGRKPFLFIVAIGLFTKQLLMTLAMVMEWNIYLFPFFTLIEGASGSWITENAITFAIVADITNAGKHRSFLMTVLGVVSGIGYSVGTFVSGYIVTEIGYEYSMAMSCGSAGLAIMMICFIPETVSKTQRLKSKFSFIGNLKDMIQFYTKDDPSSPSSTRFRYLTAILAFYFIMGAKFGAFAFEVFYLLNSPFCFSPKKISIFETIKTSLSKLVVILGMRPMQRCLMDELIALIGILSCTAMFLLFGVAQTETFLYIGVLFGSIAVGENICNLSSSVIGGAIYSETVALYRGTAYFVLTGFLVLSAFLLLAFIKNDKKNHNRKDYIAVE; the protein is encoded by the exons ATGAAAAGACAAGATGAAATTCGCGAGAGCTACATCCGAGTTTTCATTCCTGTTTGTGcttctattttctttttatttgaatcAGATGTCCACTCTATTTACACGGCTTATGAATATGGTCATAAAACATTTCAGAAACAACTGTTTTCAAACATATCTAATGCAAGCAGTAGTGAAGAATCTCTTTGTGAAACCAACACATCCTCACAAGCTTACAAAGACGAACAGGTTGTGCAACAAGTGGTGGCAAGATGGGGAGTTTACATCAACTTGGCACAAGGAGTACCACTTGTCTTCTCGAGCTTGTTGTTTTCGTCTCTGAGTGATTCTATGGGAAGAAAACCGTTTCTGTTCATCGTAGCCATTGGTTTGTTTACCAAGCAGCTTTTAATGACTCTAGCTATGGTAATGGAATGGAATATCTacttgtttcctttttttactttgattgaaGGAGCAAGCGGAAGTTGGATTACCGAAAATGCGATCACTTTTGCCATTGTTGCTGATATTACGAATGCAGGAAAACACAGGTCCTTCCTGATGACTGTTTTAGGCGTTGTTTCAGGAATTGGTTATTCCGTTGGGACATTTGTGTCTGGATATATTGTCACTGAAATTGGCTATGAGTACTCAATGGCTATGTCGTGTGGCAGTGCTGGACTTGCAATTATGATGATATGCTTTATTCCAGAGACGGTATCCAAAACACAAAGATTGAAATCGAAATTTAGCTTTATTGGCAATTTAAAAGacatgattcaattttacacaaAAGATGATCCCTCCTCTCCGAGTTCCACAAGATTCAGATATTTAACTGCAATATTAGCTTTCTATTTCATAATGGGTGCGAAATTCGGCGCATTTGCATTTGAAGTGTTCTATTTGCTTAACTCTCCATTTTGTTTTAGTCCAAAGAAAATAAGCATATTTGAGACCATAAAAACAAGTCTTTCTAAACTTGTTGTTATACTAGGAATGAGGCCAATGCAGAGATGTCTGATGGACGAACTCATAGCTCTGATTGGTATTCTTTCATGCACGGCTATGTTCCTACTGTTTGGAGTAGCACAAACGGAAACGTTTCTCTATATAG GTGTCCTTTTTGGAAGTATCGCTGTCGGGGAGAACATATGTAACCTGTCAAGTAGTGTTATAGGCGGCGCCATCTACTCGGAAACTGTGGCTCTCTACCGGGGGACAGCCTATTTTGTATTAACTGGATTTTTGGTCTTGTCAGCTTTTCTTCTGTT GGCTTTcataaagaatgataaaaagaaCCACAACAGAAAAGATTATATAGCTGTAGAATAA